Proteins co-encoded in one Bacillus paramycoides genomic window:
- a CDS encoding DUF421 domain-containing protein, translating into MSHLPEWTLVILRSVFILIILFTITKCLGKRQISQLSFFEYIAGMTIGDIAAQIATGLDQKFFHGVFAILIFASVPFFVGILSLKNKTARDFFEGKSTVLIKDGKVLEDNLKQEKYTSDELLELLRGNGAFSIAEVEFAVLEPSGELNVLLKKDSQPLTAKDLGLKVPNEKEPQTVIMDGNVLDEPLSASGHNRAWLHSELEKLGVVIENVFLGQVDSYGQLTIDIYNDKLQMPSPQNKPLLLASLKKCHADLELFSLETKSKSASEMYSKNAKQIEKILNKVTYLLKE; encoded by the coding sequence ATGTCTCACCTACCGGAATGGACACTTGTCATCCTTCGCTCTGTATTCATATTAATTATTTTATTCACTATTACAAAGTGCTTAGGAAAAAGGCAAATCTCTCAACTTTCCTTTTTTGAATACATAGCGGGAATGACAATCGGTGATATCGCTGCTCAAATAGCTACAGGGCTTGATCAAAAGTTTTTCCATGGTGTCTTTGCCATACTTATTTTCGCCTCAGTACCCTTCTTTGTCGGAATTCTCTCCCTAAAAAACAAAACTGCTAGAGATTTTTTTGAAGGGAAGTCTACAGTTTTAATAAAGGATGGCAAAGTACTTGAGGATAATTTAAAACAAGAAAAATATACAAGTGATGAGTTACTTGAACTTCTTAGAGGGAATGGTGCATTCAGTATAGCTGAAGTTGAATTTGCTGTCTTAGAACCGAGTGGAGAATTAAATGTATTATTAAAGAAAGATTCTCAGCCACTTACTGCAAAAGATCTCGGTTTAAAAGTGCCGAATGAAAAAGAACCACAAACTGTTATTATGGATGGAAATGTACTAGATGAACCACTTTCAGCAAGCGGGCATAACCGTGCTTGGTTACATTCTGAATTAGAAAAACTCGGTGTTGTCATCGAAAACGTCTTTCTCGGTCAAGTTGATTCATATGGACAACTTACTATCGACATTTATAATGACAAACTACAAATGCCTTCTCCTCAAAACAAACCTTTATTATTAGCATCTTTAAAAAAATGTCATGCTGATCTTGAACTATTTTCCCTAGAAACAAAGTCGAAATCAGCGAGCGAAATGTATAGTAAAAACGCGAAACAAATCGAAAAGATTTTAAATAAAGTAACCTATCTTTTAAAAGAATAA
- the clpP gene encoding ATP-dependent Clp endopeptidase proteolytic subunit ClpP yields MNLIPTVIEQTNRGERAYDIYSRLLKDRIIMLGSAIDDNVANSIVSQLLFLESQDPEKDIHIYINSPGGSITAGMAIYDTMQFIKPQVSTICIGMAASMGAFLLAAGEKGKRYALPNSEVMIHQPLGGAQGQATEIEIAAKRILFLREKLNQILADRTGQPLEVLQRDTDRDNFMTAEKALEYGLIDKIFTNR; encoded by the coding sequence ATGAATTTAATTCCTACAGTAATTGAACAAACAAATCGTGGAGAACGCGCTTACGATATTTACTCTCGACTATTAAAAGACCGCATCATTATGCTTGGTAGTGCAATTGATGACAACGTAGCTAACTCAATCGTCTCCCAGCTTTTATTCTTGGAATCTCAAGATCCAGAAAAAGATATTCACATCTACATCAACAGCCCTGGTGGTTCTATCACAGCAGGTATGGCAATTTACGATACAATGCAGTTTATTAAACCACAAGTATCAACAATCTGTATCGGTATGGCTGCATCTATGGGTGCATTCTTACTTGCAGCAGGTGAAAAAGGAAAACGTTATGCACTTCCAAACAGTGAAGTAATGATTCACCAACCACTTGGTGGAGCACAAGGTCAAGCGACTGAAATCGAAATCGCTGCTAAACGTATCCTATTCTTACGTGAAAAACTAAACCAAATTCTTGCTGACCGCACAGGTCAACCACTTGAAGTACTACAACGCGACACAGACCGCGACAACTTCATGACAGCAGAAAAAGCTTTAGAATACGGTTTAATCGATAAGATCTTTACAAATCGTTAA
- a CDS encoding HPr family phosphocarrier protein: MVQKRVQVSLKNGLQARPAALFVQEANRFHADIFIEKDGKTVNAKSIMGIMSLAIGTGSMITITTEGSDAEEALEALAAYVQ, encoded by the coding sequence GTGGTTCAAAAAAGAGTTCAGGTTTCATTAAAAAACGGTTTACAAGCACGTCCGGCTGCGTTGTTTGTACAAGAGGCAAATCGCTTTCATGCGGATATCTTCATTGAGAAAGATGGAAAGACAGTAAATGCAAAGAGCATAATGGGGATTATGAGCTTAGCAATTGGAACTGGTAGCATGATAACAATTACAACAGAAGGTTCAGATGCAGAAGAAGCTTTAGAAGCATTAGCTGCATATGTACAATAA
- the whiA gene encoding DNA-binding protein WhiA: MSFASETKKELTNLEVKECCEKAELSALLRMNGSLSFSNRRLSIDIQTENAAIARRIYTLLKKGYDVTVELLVRKKMRLKKNNVYIVRLVEKSREILADLHIVRDDFSFIRNISQELIEKKCCKRSYLRGAFLAGGSVNNPETSSYHLEIFSLYKEHNDAICELMNGFDLNSKTLERRKGYITYLKEAEKITEFLNIIGAHNALLRFEDIRIVRDMRNSVNRLVNCETANLNKTIGAALRQIENIRYIDETVGLDILPDKLREIAQLRRDYQDVTLKELGEMVSGGKISKSGINHRLRKIDDIAEKLRAGETVAKK, translated from the coding sequence GTGTCATTTGCATCAGAAACAAAGAAAGAGTTGACGAATCTAGAGGTGAAGGAATGCTGTGAGAAAGCAGAATTATCAGCGTTACTTCGCATGAACGGATCGCTTTCTTTTTCAAATCGTCGTCTATCTATCGATATTCAAACGGAAAATGCGGCAATTGCAAGAAGGATTTATACGCTTTTGAAAAAAGGATATGACGTGACGGTAGAATTGCTTGTTCGTAAAAAAATGCGATTGAAGAAAAATAACGTATATATCGTACGACTCGTTGAGAAATCTCGCGAAATATTAGCTGATCTTCATATCGTGCGAGATGACTTTTCATTTATTCGAAATATATCGCAAGAATTAATTGAGAAGAAATGTTGTAAACGATCGTATTTACGCGGTGCATTTTTAGCAGGTGGTTCAGTAAATAACCCAGAAACATCATCTTATCATTTAGAGATCTTTTCGTTATATAAGGAACATAATGATGCTATATGTGAATTGATGAACGGATTTGATTTAAATAGTAAGACGTTGGAAAGAAGAAAAGGGTACATTACGTATTTGAAAGAAGCAGAAAAAATTACAGAGTTTTTAAATATTATAGGTGCTCATAATGCACTTTTAAGATTTGAAGACATTCGAATCGTACGTGATATGCGTAATTCTGTAAATCGTTTAGTGAACTGCGAAACAGCTAATTTAAATAAAACAATTGGTGCAGCGCTAAGGCAGATTGAAAATATCCGCTACATTGATGAGACGGTTGGTCTTGATATATTGCCAGATAAACTACGAGAAATTGCGCAACTACGAAGAGATTATCAAGATGTAACATTGAAAGAGTTAGGTGAGATGGTATCCGGGGGGAAAATTAGTAAATCGGGTATTAATCATCGTTTGCGTAAAATCGATGATATTGCAGAGAAATTACGCGCGGGGGAAACGGTAGCAAAAAAATAA
- a CDS encoding gluconeogenesis factor YvcK family protein codes for MKKERKPKIVIMGGGTGLSVLLRGLKQYPVDITAVVTIADDGGSSGRLRDELEIPPPGDIRNVLVALSDVEPLVEALFQHRFTTGDGLKGHALGNLLLAGMTSITGDFFHAITETSKVLNVRGRVLPAANQSAVLHAELEDGEIVTGESKIPYYGKKINRVFLTPEDVEPLHETLTEIKRADLLVFGPGSLYTSILPNLVVNKIGDAVLAAKAKKVYVCNVMTQAGETMGYTAFDHVQALHDHLGKPFIDTAIVNNRDIPCELRQLYEEEMSAPVVVDEERFTENNIDVIQDKLAKYDDRVVRHDTLKLASILYSLL; via the coding sequence ATGAAAAAAGAGAGAAAACCTAAAATTGTTATCATGGGAGGCGGTACTGGACTCTCTGTATTATTGAGAGGATTAAAACAATATCCAGTTGATATTACAGCAGTTGTTACAATCGCTGATGATGGTGGCAGTTCAGGTAGATTACGTGATGAGCTAGAAATTCCACCTCCAGGTGACATTCGTAACGTACTTGTTGCGTTATCAGATGTAGAGCCACTGGTGGAAGCTTTATTTCAGCATCGTTTCACAACGGGAGATGGGCTGAAAGGTCATGCGTTAGGAAATTTATTGTTGGCAGGTATGACCTCGATTACAGGAGACTTTTTCCACGCGATTACGGAAACGAGCAAAGTGTTAAATGTTAGAGGACGTGTATTACCGGCAGCGAATCAAAGTGCAGTACTGCATGCGGAACTAGAAGATGGAGAAATTGTAACAGGTGAATCAAAGATTCCTTATTACGGGAAGAAGATTAACCGTGTCTTTTTAACTCCAGAAGATGTAGAGCCGTTACATGAAACGTTGACTGAGATTAAACGAGCTGATTTACTTGTTTTCGGCCCAGGAAGTTTGTATACGAGTATATTACCGAATTTAGTTGTTAACAAAATCGGGGACGCTGTTCTCGCTGCAAAAGCGAAGAAGGTATATGTGTGTAATGTTATGACGCAAGCTGGTGAAACGATGGGATATACTGCGTTTGACCATGTGCAGGCGTTACATGATCATTTAGGTAAACCATTTATCGATACTGCAATTGTAAATAACCGTGATATTCCTTGTGAATTACGTCAGTTATATGAGGAAGAAATGTCAGCACCAGTTGTAGTAGATGAAGAACGTTTTACTGAAAACAATATTGATGTTATTCAAGATAAATTAGCGAAGTATGATGACCGTGTTGTAAGACACGATACATTAAAACTAGCTTCTATTTTATATTCACTGTTGTAG
- the rapZ gene encoding RNase adapter RapZ, whose protein sequence is MTENNDIKMVIITGMSGAGKTVALQSFEDLGYFCVDNLPPMLLPKFIELMADSKGKMNKVALGVDLRGREFFEHLWGALDDLSERTWIIPHILFLDAKDGTLVTRYKETRRSHPLAPTGLPLKGIEMERNLLTDMKARANIVLDTSDLKPKELREKIVHLFSTETEQAFRVNVMSFGFKYGIPIDADLVFDVRFLPNPYYIPHMKPLTGLDEEVSSYVLKFNETHKFLEKLTDLITFMLPHYKREGKSQLVIAIGCTGGQHRSVTLTEYLGKHLKPEYSVHVSHRDVEKRKGH, encoded by the coding sequence ATGACAGAGAATAATGATATAAAAATGGTAATTATTACAGGAATGTCTGGAGCAGGAAAGACAGTAGCCTTGCAAAGTTTTGAAGATTTAGGATATTTCTGTGTAGATAATTTACCACCGATGTTATTGCCAAAGTTTATTGAGCTTATGGCGGATTCAAAAGGGAAAATGAATAAAGTAGCACTTGGCGTTGATTTACGTGGCCGAGAATTTTTCGAACATTTATGGGGAGCACTTGATGATTTATCAGAACGTACATGGATTATTCCTCATATTTTATTCTTAGATGCGAAAGATGGCACGCTTGTAACTCGTTATAAAGAAACGAGACGTTCGCATCCACTTGCACCAACTGGTTTGCCGTTAAAGGGAATCGAGATGGAGCGCAACTTATTAACTGATATGAAGGCACGAGCGAATATTGTGCTTGATACATCGGATTTAAAACCGAAAGAATTACGTGAAAAAATTGTTCACCTGTTTTCAACTGAAACGGAGCAAGCATTTCGTGTAAATGTTATGTCATTTGGATTTAAGTACGGCATTCCAATTGATGCAGATTTAGTGTTTGATGTTCGTTTTTTACCAAATCCATACTACATTCCACATATGAAGCCATTAACAGGACTAGATGAAGAAGTTTCATCGTATGTGCTGAAATTTAATGAGACGCATAAGTTTTTAGAGAAATTGACGGATCTTATCACTTTCATGCTGCCTCATTATAAAAGAGAAGGTAAGAGTCAACTTGTAATTGCAATTGGATGTACAGGTGGGCAGCATCGTTCTGTTACGCTTACAGAATACCTTGGGAAACATTTGAAACCAGAGTATAGCGTTCATGTATCTCATCGTGATGTGGAGAAGAGAAAGGGCCATTAA
- a CDS encoding NUDIX hydrolase gives MQRVTNCVLIRDNEVLLLQKPRRNWWVAPGGKMERGETVRDSVVREYREETGIYLKNPALKGVFTFVIQEGDKVVSEWMMFSFLATDFAGENKLESEEGIIGWHTFDKIDDLAMAPGDYHIIDYLIKGNGIIYGTFVYTPDFELLSYRLDPS, from the coding sequence ATGCAAAGAGTGACAAACTGTGTGTTAATTAGAGATAATGAAGTACTCTTACTTCAAAAACCTCGCCGGAATTGGTGGGTTGCACCAGGCGGGAAAATGGAGCGTGGGGAGACTGTAAGAGATTCCGTTGTTCGCGAGTATCGTGAAGAAACAGGTATTTATTTAAAGAACCCAGCGTTAAAGGGGGTCTTCACCTTTGTCATCCAAGAAGGTGATAAAGTTGTTTCTGAATGGATGATGTTCTCCTTTTTAGCGACAGATTTTGCAGGAGAAAACAAACTAGAGAGCGAAGAAGGCATCATTGGTTGGCATACATTTGATAAAATTGATGATTTAGCAATGGCACCAGGAGATTATCACATTATTGATTATTTAATTAAAGGAAATGGCATAATCTACGGTACATTTGTATATACCCCAGATTTTGAGTTGCTTTCATATCGATTAGATCCGAGTTAA
- a CDS encoding DUF368 domain-containing protein, with protein sequence MEWRNIYRGFCMGVSDLIPGVSGGTIAVVLGIYEQLLAAISGFFSREWKKHLGFLIPLAAGVAAAFLTLSHVIKYLLANHYEPTQFFFLGLIISILPMLMREADAKSSFKGKHIVLLIVAAILVAITAFFKPDKTADPITTLTILNAIGLFFAGWMASMAMLLPGISGSFILLIIGVYPTAINALTTLNLPLILVIGAGVMVGFVVSSKGISFLLDRYKSMTFAAIIGLVIGSIVIVFPGIPTGGFSIISSIITFILGLAIVTYFGKK encoded by the coding sequence ATGGAATGGCGTAATATATATCGTGGATTTTGTATGGGCGTTAGTGATTTAATTCCTGGTGTGAGCGGCGGTACAATCGCTGTTGTGTTAGGGATTTATGAACAATTGCTTGCAGCAATTAGTGGGTTCTTTAGTCGTGAATGGAAAAAGCATTTAGGATTTTTAATTCCCCTTGCAGCTGGTGTGGCGGCAGCGTTTTTAACGTTAAGTCACGTTATTAAATATTTACTTGCAAATCATTATGAACCGACTCAATTTTTCTTCCTCGGTTTAATTATTAGTATATTACCGATGTTAATGAGGGAAGCTGATGCAAAGTCGTCGTTTAAAGGTAAGCACATTGTTTTATTAATAGTTGCAGCAATTCTTGTTGCAATCACAGCTTTTTTTAAACCAGATAAGACAGCAGATCCAATTACAACGTTAACAATTTTAAATGCAATTGGTTTGTTTTTTGCAGGGTGGATGGCTAGTATGGCTATGTTGCTTCCTGGAATTAGCGGATCATTTATTTTATTAATTATTGGTGTGTATCCGACAGCAATTAATGCTTTAACTACACTGAACTTACCTTTAATTCTAGTTATCGGTGCTGGTGTTATGGTAGGGTTCGTTGTAAGTAGTAAAGGAATTAGTTTCTTATTAGATCGTTATAAAAGTATGACATTTGCGGCAATTATTGGACTTGTTATCGGCTCGATTGTGATTGTGTTCCCCGGTATTCCGACTGGTGGATTCTCAATTATAAGTTCAATTATTACCTTTATTTTAGGACTTGCGATTGTTACTTATTTCGGTAAGAAGTAA
- the trxB gene encoding thioredoxin-disulfide reductase: MSEEKIYDVIIIGAGPAGMTAAVYTSRANLSTLMLERGIPGGQMANTEDVENYPGYESILGPDLSNKMFEHAKKFGAEYAYGDVKAVVDGKEYKTIIAGKKEYKARAIIVASGAEYKKIGVPGEAELGGRGVSYCAVCDGAFFKGKELVVIGGGDSAVEEGVFLTRFASKVTIVHRRDTLRAQKILQDRAFQNEKVDFIWNHTIKEINEASGKVGSVTLVDVNSGEEKEVKTDGVFVYIGMLPLSKPFVELGITNENGYLETNERMETKIPGIFAAGDVREKMLRQIVTATGDGSIAAQSAQHYVEELLEELKTVSEK; encoded by the coding sequence GTGTCAGAAGAAAAAATTTATGATGTCATTATTATTGGTGCAGGACCAGCTGGTATGACAGCTGCAGTATATACATCTCGTGCGAATTTAAGCACATTAATGCTTGAACGCGGTATTCCAGGTGGCCAAATGGCAAACACAGAAGATGTAGAAAACTACCCAGGTTATGAGTCTATTTTAGGACCAGACTTATCAAATAAAATGTTCGAGCATGCGAAGAAATTTGGTGCTGAATATGCATACGGTGATGTGAAAGCAGTCGTCGATGGTAAAGAATACAAAACAATTATTGCTGGTAAAAAAGAATATAAAGCACGTGCAATTATCGTTGCAAGCGGTGCAGAATATAAAAAAATTGGAGTGCCAGGTGAAGCTGAACTTGGCGGCCGCGGTGTATCATATTGTGCAGTATGTGACGGCGCATTCTTTAAAGGGAAAGAACTTGTAGTTATTGGCGGCGGAGATTCTGCTGTTGAAGAGGGTGTGTTCTTAACACGCTTCGCATCAAAAGTAACGATCGTTCACCGTCGTGACACGCTTCGTGCACAGAAAATTTTACAAGATCGTGCTTTCCAAAATGAGAAAGTAGATTTCATTTGGAACCACACGATTAAAGAAATTAACGAAGCAAGTGGTAAAGTAGGAAGTGTAACACTTGTAGACGTAAACAGTGGAGAAGAGAAAGAAGTCAAAACTGACGGCGTATTCGTATACATCGGTATGTTACCATTATCAAAACCATTTGTTGAACTAGGTATTACAAATGAAAATGGTTACCTTGAAACAAATGAGCGTATGGAAACGAAAATTCCTGGTATTTTCGCAGCTGGAGATGTTCGTGAAAAAATGCTACGTCAAATTGTAACTGCAACAGGTGACGGTAGTATCGCAGCACAAAGTGCACAGCATTACGTTGAAGAATTATTAGAAGAACTAAAAACCGTATCAGAAAAATAA
- a CDS encoding tetratricopeptide repeat protein, with product MGKNQRIYKENGQVISFNQLADFFYKKGMRAYKGQKLQDAIKYFRRAAQSEKEPFILCQLATVLSEAGEYQESNQTFLKLVRSNPELEQCYYFIANNYAYMGLFQQAKKYAERYLEVAEEKEFVEDTLELLEIMEEEAMGAEEIEDEDDLIVMQEEANRYIRNGQLEEAITTLEIVTKDYPEFWSGHNNLAIAHFQSGNVDKALKLTEMILEKNPGNIHALCNTLIFLYSIGEHKQVEALAAQLVAVYPISFEHRLKLGTTLATIGHFEYAYKWFKVLKRQGYEGDVSFYYWFAYSAYMVKDQQVAEKMWQHVVELHPDKKGKEPWNALNLADEGQNVLFEELRKSFQQSATLEEQMLALYLMNELSTPEKVGFFFDVTQAKNGVPIVSQLAKYFFLLNSHKSIPADLQQFEQCARIADALYNYTKKDDELIEECLQFWFCTFIRLYTSGAVFTNVYGWSAAVEYIVRSEQGNKMTQSELGDVYNVSVATVRKYVQAVKRTHT from the coding sequence ATGGGGAAAAATCAAAGAATATATAAGGAGAACGGACAAGTTATCTCTTTTAATCAATTAGCGGACTTCTTTTATAAAAAAGGGATGAGGGCTTACAAAGGACAAAAATTGCAAGATGCAATTAAATATTTTCGAAGAGCGGCACAAAGTGAGAAGGAGCCGTTTATTTTATGCCAATTAGCAACAGTATTATCTGAGGCTGGTGAATATCAAGAATCGAATCAAACCTTCTTAAAGTTAGTTAGATCTAACCCTGAACTTGAACAATGCTATTATTTTATTGCAAATAACTATGCATATATGGGGCTATTTCAGCAGGCGAAAAAATATGCGGAGCGTTATTTAGAAGTGGCGGAAGAGAAGGAATTCGTTGAAGATACATTAGAATTACTTGAAATTATGGAAGAAGAAGCGATGGGTGCAGAAGAGATTGAGGATGAAGATGATTTAATTGTTATGCAGGAAGAAGCGAATCGTTATATTCGTAACGGACAATTGGAAGAAGCAATTACTACATTAGAAATTGTTACGAAAGATTATCCGGAATTTTGGTCGGGGCATAATAATTTAGCCATTGCGCATTTTCAATCTGGCAATGTAGATAAGGCACTAAAGTTAACGGAAATGATTTTAGAGAAAAATCCTGGTAATATACATGCACTCTGTAATACGCTTATTTTTCTATATTCAATTGGAGAGCATAAACAAGTAGAAGCGTTAGCTGCTCAGTTAGTTGCAGTATATCCAATTTCATTTGAACATCGTTTGAAACTAGGAACGACACTTGCAACAATTGGTCATTTCGAGTATGCGTATAAATGGTTCAAAGTATTAAAACGTCAAGGATACGAGGGAGACGTTAGTTTCTATTATTGGTTTGCATATTCTGCTTATATGGTGAAAGATCAGCAAGTAGCGGAAAAAATGTGGCAACATGTTGTAGAATTGCACCCTGATAAAAAGGGGAAAGAGCCGTGGAATGCGCTAAATTTAGCGGATGAAGGACAAAACGTGTTATTTGAAGAATTACGAAAATCATTTCAGCAAAGTGCGACGCTAGAGGAACAAATGCTAGCTTTATATTTAATGAATGAATTATCAACGCCGGAGAAGGTGGGATTCTTCTTTGATGTAACGCAAGCGAAGAATGGTGTTCCAATCGTATCGCAACTTGCAAAGTATTTCTTTTTACTTAATAGCCATAAGAGCATTCCAGCTGATTTACAGCAATTTGAACAGTGCGCGCGAATTGCGGATGCTTTATACAATTATACGAAAAAAGATGATGAATTAATCGAAGAGTGTTTACAATTTTGGTTCTGTACGTTCATACGTTTATATACATCTGGAGCAGTTTTTACAAATGTATACGGTTGGTCAGCTGCGGTTGAATATATCGTACGCAGCGAACAAGGAAATAAGATGACACAGTCGGAGCTTGGAGATGTATATAATGTATCTGTAGCGACTGTTCGAAAGTATGTGCAGGCTGTTAAACGTACGCACACATAA